A region from the Citrobacter telavivensis genome encodes:
- a CDS encoding PTS N-acetylglucosamine transporter subunit IICB (phosphoenolpyruvate-dependent sugar phosphotransferase system; catalyzes the phosphorylation of incoming sugar substrates concomitant with their translocation across the cell membrane; IIB is phosphorylated by IIA and then transfers the phosphoryl group to the sugar; IIC forms the translocation channel): MSLISGFVKSLSKLSMIGRALMLPISLLPAAGLLLAFGDKFHLPLMMNAGGVIFDNLPMLFAIGSAVGLASESGIAALSAAVSVFVTNITISTVLSITPEMASQGGKYAMVVGIPTLQMGVFGGLICGILAAWCYNRFHTMQLPEFLGFFSGKRFVAIATAFLSFVLGLLLPYVWQHIQSGIDALSVVVNGDNQAVSTFIFGLVERALIPLGLHHIWYPSFWYSFGDYTTQAGQVIHGDQTIWFKMLEEGVKSFSSDTYQNAGKFMQGEFPLMLFALPAACLAMYHEAHTKNKKIAAGILFSAALTCFLTGITEPVEFTFIFVAPILYVFNAIMAGLAYMTMYLLHAHIAKSFSAGFIDYLSFGILPSFNGYQTNFLNAIIIGVPMALIYYFTFRFVIRRFDIKTPGRTEVTANANDKTDTEIATEIIGLLGGAQNIDSVGSCITRLRLEVAKSDEVDKDGLNGLGARGVVFVGDNGIQVIFGARAQFIAQTMSTMIGK; encoded by the coding sequence ATGAGTCTGATATCAGGGTTTGTTAAATCGTTGTCTAAATTATCGATGATTGGCCGCGCTTTAATGCTGCCAATTTCACTGCTTCCTGCTGCGGGCCTGCTGCTGGCCTTCGGGGATAAATTCCATCTGCCGCTGATGATGAACGCGGGCGGCGTTATCTTTGATAACCTGCCGATGCTGTTCGCCATCGGCTCTGCCGTCGGTCTTGCCTCTGAATCGGGTATCGCGGCGCTGTCGGCGGCGGTCTCGGTGTTTGTCACTAACATCACCATCAGCACGGTGCTGAGCATCACGCCGGAGATGGCCTCCCAGGGCGGAAAATACGCCATGGTGGTCGGTATCCCAACCCTGCAAATGGGCGTCTTTGGCGGTCTGATCTGCGGTATTCTCGCCGCCTGGTGTTATAACCGCTTTCACACCATGCAATTGCCGGAGTTCCTCGGTTTCTTCTCCGGTAAACGTTTTGTGGCGATCGCCACCGCGTTTCTCTCCTTTGTGCTGGGACTGCTGCTGCCCTACGTCTGGCAACACATTCAGTCCGGTATCGATGCGCTTTCGGTGGTCGTCAACGGCGATAATCAGGCGGTCTCAACCTTTATCTTTGGCCTGGTTGAACGTGCGCTGATCCCGCTCGGGTTACACCACATCTGGTATCCGTCCTTCTGGTACTCCTTTGGGGATTACACCACTCAGGCCGGTCAGGTGATCCACGGCGACCAGACAATCTGGTTCAAAATGCTGGAGGAAGGGGTCAAATCTTTCAGTAGTGATACCTATCAGAACGCCGGTAAATTCATGCAGGGTGAATTCCCGCTGATGTTGTTTGCCCTGCCTGCGGCCTGTCTGGCGATGTATCACGAAGCGCACACGAAGAATAAGAAAATTGCGGCCGGTATTCTGTTTTCGGCAGCGCTTACCTGCTTCCTGACAGGGATTACCGAGCCGGTTGAATTCACCTTTATCTTCGTGGCGCCAATTCTGTACGTCTTCAACGCCATTATGGCGGGGCTGGCCTATATGACCATGTACCTGCTGCATGCGCATATTGCCAAGTCGTTCTCTGCCGGTTTCATCGACTACCTGTCGTTTGGCATCCTGCCCTCCTTCAATGGCTATCAGACCAACTTCCTGAACGCCATTATCATCGGCGTGCCGATGGCGTTGATTTACTACTTTACCTTCCGCTTTGTTATTCGCCGTTTCGACATCAAAACACCAGGCCGTACCGAAGTGACCGCCAATGCGAACGACAAAACGGATACAGAAATTGCCACTGAAATCATCGGCCTGCTGGGCGGCGCGCAGAACATCGACTCCGTCGGTTCCTGTATCACCCGTCTGCGTCTGGAAGTGGCGAAAAGCGACGAGGTCGATAAAGACGGTCTCAACGGCCTCGGCGCGCGCGGCGTGGTCTTTGTCGGCGACAACGGCATCCAGGTGATTTTCGGTGCGAGAGCACAGTTTATCGCCCAGACCATGTCCACGATGATTGGCAAATAA